A section of the Marinoscillum sp. 108 genome encodes:
- a CDS encoding penicillin acylase family protein, with product MKIFSAIIGVLCVFFANGQVQPEEVEIMRDAYGVPHIYAPTDPGVAYGLAWAHAEDDFQTIQLTMLAGKQMLGLHLGKQGAAADYVVALLGCRQVVDTQWETLSPAYVALITAYTDGLNAYAARYPEKVLVEGSFPITVKEVLSAYVLSLAVISGADQVIGNLVKGNVAEAPDLSGKGSNAFAFARKKTADDYVYLNINSHQPLEGPTSWYEAHLVSDEGWNALGGLFPGGATIFHGTNENLGWAHTVNYPDKIDVFQLEMDSENGLKYRFDDEWKTLDSEEIKLSIRIIFGIKIKVKKLVFRSVYGPVVKNEQGFFAFNLGALHDLRAPEQWYRMNKATDLKSFKSALEMVAIPGFNIVYADRDDNIFYLGNAKIPRRDPQFDWSKTLPGNTSKTLSGEFHPLEDLPQVLNPESGYVFNTNNSAFSCTAIEDNPNPEDYDPTMGYREFENNRSTRFRELMDQYDVLSWEDFLAVKYDDTLPQQLAYPADLSALFELDSMKHRKYAELIKILHEWDRSAHFNNLGAAQFMILYRHLVDKYRSKYTGVPYPLSEAEAWEAVAYTHAYLKKHFKRLDIRLGDYQLLVRGPYEMPVNGIMDVITAMDAVPYRDGRVRASQGESLIMLVRYPEEGLPIIETINVYGASNQPDSPHYADQMLKFVKQQRKPMTLDIEEVRKTATSVYHPR from the coding sequence ATGAAAATCTTTAGCGCAATTATTGGTGTCCTTTGTGTCTTTTTTGCCAATGGGCAGGTGCAGCCGGAGGAGGTAGAAATCATGCGTGATGCCTATGGAGTGCCTCACATCTATGCGCCTACGGACCCTGGAGTAGCCTACGGGCTGGCATGGGCACATGCTGAGGATGATTTTCAGACCATTCAGCTGACCATGCTGGCCGGGAAACAGATGCTCGGTCTGCACCTGGGGAAGCAGGGAGCAGCGGCCGATTATGTGGTGGCCCTGCTGGGATGCAGGCAAGTGGTGGACACTCAATGGGAGACTTTGTCGCCTGCCTATGTAGCCCTCATTACCGCCTATACCGATGGGCTCAATGCCTATGCAGCGAGGTATCCAGAGAAGGTACTGGTGGAAGGGTCTTTTCCCATCACTGTGAAGGAAGTACTCTCAGCTTATGTACTCTCTCTGGCGGTGATCTCTGGGGCTGATCAGGTGATTGGAAACCTTGTCAAAGGGAATGTGGCGGAGGCTCCTGACCTCTCCGGAAAAGGGTCCAATGCTTTTGCCTTTGCCCGAAAGAAAACGGCCGATGATTATGTCTATCTCAACATCAATTCACACCAACCTTTGGAAGGGCCTACCAGCTGGTATGAGGCTCACCTGGTGAGTGATGAAGGTTGGAATGCGCTGGGCGGACTGTTCCCCGGAGGGGCCACGATTTTTCATGGGACCAATGAAAATTTGGGATGGGCACATACCGTCAACTATCCCGACAAGATTGATGTGTTTCAGCTGGAGATGGATTCTGAAAATGGATTAAAGTATAGGTTTGATGATGAATGGAAAACCCTTGATTCAGAAGAGATTAAATTATCAATCAGAATAATATTTGGCATTAAAATCAAGGTAAAAAAGCTCGTTTTCAGGAGTGTTTACGGACCAGTCGTGAAAAATGAGCAAGGTTTCTTTGCCTTTAATCTGGGTGCGCTTCATGACTTGCGGGCGCCGGAGCAGTGGTACCGGATGAACAAAGCCACCGACTTGAAATCGTTCAAATCGGCATTGGAGATGGTGGCTATTCCGGGATTTAACATTGTCTATGCCGACCGGGATGATAACATCTTTTACCTCGGCAATGCCAAAATCCCACGACGGGATCCTCAGTTCGATTGGTCCAAAACCCTGCCTGGAAATACCAGTAAAACCCTGTCTGGTGAGTTTCATCCACTAGAGGATTTACCTCAGGTTTTGAATCCGGAATCGGGCTATGTTTTTAACACCAACAACTCAGCATTCAGTTGCACGGCAATAGAGGACAACCCCAACCCGGAGGACTACGATCCCACCATGGGTTACCGGGAGTTTGAGAACAACCGGAGCACCCGGTTCAGAGAGTTGATGGATCAATATGATGTACTGAGTTGGGAGGATTTCCTGGCTGTAAAATATGATGACACTTTACCCCAGCAGCTGGCTTATCCGGCCGATCTGAGTGCCCTGTTTGAGCTGGATAGTATGAAGCACCGAAAGTATGCCGAGCTCATAAAGATCCTCCATGAGTGGGACCGATCGGCGCACTTCAATAACCTTGGAGCAGCGCAATTCATGATTCTGTATCGGCACTTAGTAGACAAGTATCGATCGAAGTATACCGGGGTTCCATATCCGCTATCGGAAGCCGAAGCCTGGGAAGCGGTGGCTTACACACATGCCTATCTGAAGAAACATTTCAAAAGGCTGGACATCCGCTTGGGTGATTATCAATTGCTGGTGAGGGGGCCGTACGAAATGCCAGTGAACGGGATCATGGATGTGATCACGGCCATGGATGCTGTGCCCTACAGGGATGGTCGCGTCCGCGCATCGCAGGGCGAATCATTGATCATGCTGGTGCGGTATCCCGAAGAGGGATTACCCATCATAGAAACCATCAATGTATATGGTGCCAGCAATCAACCCGATAGTCCACACTATGCAGATCAGATGCTGAAGTTTGTGAAACAACAGCGAAAGCCAATGACACTGGATATAGAGGAGGTAAGGAAAACAGCCACCTCCGTCTATCATCCCCGATGA
- the trxA gene encoding thioredoxin, whose protein sequence is MSNFHELINRNTPTLVDFYADWCGPCKLMPPILNEVKSNLGGAVNIIKVDVDKNNKAAHKYGIRSIPTLILFKNGKILWRKTGVAQVAEIQQAVRKIA, encoded by the coding sequence ATGTCAAATTTCCACGAGTTAATCAACCGAAACACCCCCACCCTGGTAGACTTTTACGCCGACTGGTGTGGGCCGTGCAAACTTATGCCCCCCATCCTCAATGAGGTGAAATCAAACCTGGGTGGAGCAGTCAACATCATCAAGGTAGATGTAGACAAAAACAACAAAGCTGCACATAAATACGGGATACGCAGCATTCCCACGCTTATCCTTTTTAAGAATGGTAAAATCCTCTGGCGCAAAACAGGCGTGGCCCAGGTAGCTGAAATTCAGCAGGCTGTCAGGAAAATTGCCTGA
- a CDS encoding VOC family protein → MEKEPKVTGIGGIFFKTSDPNATKDWYRQNLGLVTDQYGSSFEFRNTNNPDEINYLQWSPFTNDTTYFQPSPKEFMINYRVQNLEGLLVKLKAAGVTICDEIEEFEYGKFVHIMDLDGNKLELWEPVDHVFTEMLDGKTTK, encoded by the coding sequence ATGGAAAAAGAGCCCAAAGTAACCGGCATAGGTGGTATATTTTTCAAAACCTCAGACCCCAATGCCACCAAAGACTGGTACCGACAAAACCTGGGCTTGGTCACTGATCAGTATGGATCTTCCTTCGAATTTAGGAACACCAATAATCCAGATGAAATCAATTACCTCCAGTGGAGTCCCTTCACCAATGACACCACCTACTTTCAGCCTTCCCCCAAAGAGTTTATGATCAACTACAGAGTGCAGAATCTCGAAGGCCTCCTTGTCAAACTTAAAGCCGCGGGAGTCACCATTTGTGATGAGATAGAGGAGTTTGAATATGGCAAATTCGTACACATCATGGACCTGGATGGCAACAAGCTGGAGCTTTGGGAACCTGTGGATCATGTTTTCACAGAGATGCTCGATGGTAAAACCACCAAGTAA
- a CDS encoding gamma-glutamylcyclotransferase, translated as MTTYLFAYGFLKTRFHGNRKTETPEIKAELITNGFYPGKMFRVNVYPGVVYDPECGQKVKGEIFKLENAEEMLHVLDRYENALPLVLLDPDYERRMRTIETPSGPLDCWVYEYLKAVNPATEIKSGEF; from the coding sequence ATGACCACATACCTATTTGCATACGGATTTCTAAAGACCCGTTTTCACGGAAACAGAAAGACAGAAACACCAGAAATAAAAGCAGAATTAATCACCAATGGATTCTATCCGGGCAAGATGTTCCGTGTAAACGTGTATCCCGGGGTGGTGTATGACCCTGAATGCGGTCAGAAAGTCAAAGGTGAAATCTTTAAACTAGAAAATGCTGAGGAAATGCTCCACGTGCTGGATCGCTATGAAAATGCGCTGCCTTTGGTGCTGCTGGATCCGGACTATGAGCGCCGCATGCGCACCATAGAAACCCCCTCCGGTCCTCTTGACTGCTGGGTATATGAGTACCTCAAGGCGGTCAATCCTGCCACCGAAATCAAATCGGGTGAGTTTTAG
- a CDS encoding ROK family protein has protein sequence MLKKVAIGVDIGGTLTKLGIVDREGNLYAHMDFSTTMHKGFGDYLDELKKQIEGLRSQIDFEHEVMGIGVGAPNANYYRGTIEHAANLLWKGIVPFTDELKTRYDLPIYITNDANAAAIGEMIYGNAADMKDFMVITLGTGLGSGIVSNGQLIYGYDSQAGELGHVKIVDNGRLTGLGIRGGLEAYVSSTGIKRTVFYLLSDMMDDSVLRDYSYNELHGEIITKAAEDGDPIAKAAFEMTGKILGEQLANFTAFSHPEAFFLLGGLAKAGKWIFDPTRKHLEENLLPFYKGKVKLLPSGMMKKNAAVLGAAALVWNHLQE, from the coding sequence ATGTTGAAGAAAGTAGCGATTGGAGTGGATATAGGGGGCACACTCACCAAACTTGGTATTGTGGACAGAGAAGGTAATCTGTATGCCCACATGGATTTTTCTACTACTATGCATAAGGGCTTTGGTGACTACCTGGATGAATTGAAGAAGCAAATTGAGGGCCTGCGTAGCCAGATAGATTTTGAGCACGAAGTGATGGGAATAGGAGTGGGTGCTCCCAATGCCAACTATTACCGCGGGACGATAGAGCATGCGGCCAATCTGCTCTGGAAAGGAATTGTACCTTTCACAGATGAACTCAAGACTCGATATGATCTGCCTATCTATATTACCAATGATGCCAACGCTGCGGCTATTGGAGAAATGATCTATGGCAATGCGGCTGACATGAAGGATTTTATGGTCATCACGCTGGGTACCGGCCTGGGAAGTGGGATCGTGAGCAATGGTCAACTCATTTATGGGTATGATTCGCAGGCAGGTGAGCTTGGACATGTCAAGATAGTGGACAATGGGCGCCTGACCGGATTGGGAATCCGGGGCGGCCTGGAAGCTTATGTGTCCAGCACAGGGATCAAGCGAACGGTCTTCTACCTGCTCTCAGATATGATGGATGATAGTGTGTTGCGCGATTACTCATACAATGAGCTGCATGGAGAGATCATCACTAAAGCGGCCGAGGATGGCGACCCCATCGCTAAGGCTGCTTTTGAAATGACGGGTAAAATCCTCGGCGAACAACTGGCTAACTTTACGGCATTTTCACATCCGGAGGCATTTTTTCTACTAGGAGGTCTGGCTAAGGCTGGAAAATGGATTTTTGATCCCACCCGAAAGCACCTGGAAGAAAACCTGCTGCCCTTTTACAAAGGGAAGGTAAAGCTACTTCCATCAGGTATGATGAAAAAAAATGCGGCAGTCCTCGGAGCGGCTGCCTTGGTGTGGAACCACTTACAAGAGTAG
- the can gene encoding carbonate dehydratase produces MSELYKELLAGNQNWVRNTLKLNPNFFDSLAEAQNPQFLWIGCSDSRVPATEITNTLPGSIFVHRNIANVVVHTDSNLLSVVNYAVEVLKVKHIIVCGHYGCGGVKAAMSNEDFGYLNNWLLHIKDVYRLHQKELDAIEDTHKRFDRFVEVNVQEQVHDLSKVSFIQEKWKTGEFPYIHGWVYSLKDGLLRDLNVTINSQETLDKVFRYD; encoded by the coding sequence ATGTCAGAGTTGTACAAAGAGCTGTTAGCCGGAAATCAAAATTGGGTAAGGAATACCCTGAAGCTGAACCCTAATTTTTTTGATAGTCTGGCCGAAGCTCAAAACCCTCAGTTTCTTTGGATTGGCTGCTCAGATAGTCGCGTACCCGCTACGGAGATTACCAACACCCTTCCTGGCTCCATTTTTGTGCACAGAAACATTGCCAATGTAGTAGTGCACACAGATTCAAATCTGCTCAGTGTGGTCAATTATGCTGTGGAGGTGCTCAAAGTAAAACACATCATTGTGTGTGGTCACTACGGGTGTGGAGGTGTGAAAGCTGCCATGAGCAATGAAGACTTTGGCTACCTCAACAACTGGCTACTGCACATCAAAGATGTGTACAGACTTCACCAAAAAGAACTGGATGCCATTGAAGACACCCACAAGCGGTTTGATCGGTTTGTGGAAGTGAATGTACAGGAACAGGTTCATGACCTTTCGAAAGTCTCTTTCATCCAGGAAAAATGGAAAACCGGCGAATTCCCTTACATCCATGGCTGGGTATATAGTCTAAAAGATGGGCTACTCAGAGATTTGAATGTAACCATCAACAGTCAGGAAACGCTGGACAAAGTATTCAGATACGATTAA
- a CDS encoding carboxy terminal-processing peptidase — MNNLLLILLLVLSLGFSDGSEHLVQTSSQDQLVSDSLKVLEPKPEHSSETFVIINLLNRYHYRKATLNDSLSSVVFDNYFESLDPNKSYFLKGDLDYFEKYRYRIDNDLPEGNLDFAYQVFSIYRERSLDRMDYVHELLKTEPDFDQKEYFETDREALPWPENKIEQNEVWAKIIKSQALSYKLAGKEWKDIAEALGKRYKRVEKALYQYNSEDVYQAYMNALTSAYDPHTDYFSPIAKENFQIDMSLSLEGIGAQLTQQLDYTKIADIIPGGPAYKSQRLQKDDKIIGVAQGDDAEFVDVVGWRLDEVVQKIRGPKGSVVRLQVIKHNKDINGLPDTIRLVRDKIKLEKSAAKAEIIPITEGNQTFSLGVINIPSFYLNFEEMNSGVKDYRSTTRDVKKLIDSLNQKGVDGLMIDLRYNGGGSLQEAIELTGLFIPKGPVVQVRNTDNSVDIMEDEDNGKVYYDGPLAVLTNRYSASASEIFSGAIQDYKRGIIVGENTFGKGTVQNLIDIGRYMRQSDVELGQLKMTLAKFYRVTGSSTQKLGVAPDIAFPSPYDDEIFGESGRPNALPWDEISSSNFKMTNQISPKLISKLEALYQNHLEEDKDLQDLVKEIERAKELRKQTAVSLNLEERRLLQQEDEEIEDNLSTTLDQGEVFTDENAKKLSEDPYLKEGLRLLAELSKIKVG, encoded by the coding sequence ATGAACAATCTTCTGTTGATTCTCTTGTTGGTATTGAGCCTTGGGTTTTCTGATGGTTCCGAACACCTGGTTCAGACTTCCTCTCAGGACCAATTGGTATCCGATTCTTTAAAGGTCTTGGAACCAAAACCGGAGCATTCCAGCGAGACTTTCGTCATTATCAACCTACTGAATCGATATCATTACCGGAAGGCCACATTGAATGATTCACTTTCTTCTGTGGTTTTCGACAACTACTTTGAATCACTCGATCCGAATAAATCCTATTTTCTTAAAGGGGATCTGGATTATTTCGAAAAGTACAGATACAGAATAGATAATGATCTGCCCGAAGGGAATCTTGATTTTGCCTATCAGGTATTTAGTATTTACCGTGAGCGATCACTGGACAGAATGGACTATGTGCACGAATTACTGAAAACGGAGCCTGATTTTGATCAAAAAGAGTACTTTGAAACAGATAGGGAGGCCCTTCCATGGCCAGAGAATAAGATAGAGCAGAATGAAGTGTGGGCAAAAATCATTAAAAGTCAGGCATTGAGTTATAAGCTGGCTGGCAAAGAGTGGAAGGATATTGCGGAAGCCCTGGGCAAAAGATACAAGCGAGTAGAGAAAGCACTGTATCAGTACAATAGTGAGGATGTGTATCAGGCATATATGAACGCCCTTACGAGTGCCTATGACCCACATACAGATTATTTCTCACCTATCGCCAAGGAGAATTTTCAGATAGACATGAGCCTTTCATTAGAGGGGATTGGTGCGCAACTCACCCAACAGCTTGATTATACCAAAATAGCCGACATTATACCCGGAGGCCCTGCATATAAGAGCCAGAGGCTTCAGAAGGATGATAAAATCATTGGAGTAGCGCAGGGAGATGATGCTGAGTTTGTGGATGTAGTAGGCTGGAGGCTGGATGAGGTGGTACAGAAAATCAGGGGACCTAAGGGATCAGTAGTGAGACTGCAGGTGATCAAACATAACAAAGACATCAATGGCCTGCCGGATACCATCAGGCTGGTCAGGGATAAAATCAAGTTGGAGAAATCAGCCGCAAAAGCGGAAATCATCCCCATCACCGAAGGAAATCAGACGTTTAGCCTGGGGGTTATCAATATCCCAAGTTTCTATCTGAATTTCGAAGAAATGAACAGCGGGGTGAAAGATTACCGCAGTACCACACGTGATGTCAAGAAATTGATTGACAGCCTGAATCAAAAGGGAGTTGACGGATTGATGATTGATCTAAGATACAATGGTGGAGGCTCATTGCAGGAAGCCATTGAGCTGACAGGTTTGTTCATCCCAAAGGGGCCAGTAGTTCAGGTACGCAACACAGACAACAGTGTTGATATTATGGAGGATGAAGACAATGGTAAGGTGTATTATGATGGGCCTTTGGCTGTTTTGACTAATCGATACAGTGCTTCGGCTTCTGAGATTTTCTCAGGTGCCATTCAGGATTACAAGAGAGGTATTATAGTAGGCGAGAATACGTTTGGCAAAGGCACTGTTCAGAATCTCATTGATATAGGACGCTATATGCGTCAATCAGATGTGGAACTGGGGCAGCTCAAAATGACCCTTGCCAAATTTTATAGAGTAACAGGCAGCAGTACGCAGAAGCTGGGGGTAGCACCCGATATTGCTTTTCCATCTCCATATGATGATGAGATTTTCGGAGAGAGTGGGCGCCCCAATGCACTTCCATGGGACGAGATTTCTTCTTCCAATTTTAAAATGACCAATCAGATTTCACCCAAATTAATCAGTAAGCTGGAGGCGCTTTATCAGAATCACTTAGAGGAGGATAAAGACCTGCAGGATTTGGTGAAGGAAATAGAAAGGGCCAAAGAACTGAGAAAACAGACTGCCGTGTCGCTCAACCTGGAGGAGCGCCGACTTTTGCAGCAGGAAGACGAAGAAATAGAAGATAACCTGTCTACTACGCTGGACCAGGGCGAGGTTTTCACAGATGAGAATGCCAAAAAACTTTCCGAAGACCCTTATTTGAAAGAGGGATTGCGACTTCTGGCCGAGCTTTCGAAAATAAAAGTAGGCTAG
- a CDS encoding DUF4097 family beta strand repeat-containing protein yields MKRTTTLICCLIISFASFAQSTLAEHHFESSDVKKVVIDGAFCDVFVTPGSSLVFDGIIKGSGKSGDYLIASIQTGSTVVFRVERKQERNRGWSNIELGKLALTLPEHIELKITNTSGDINVSDFTGELEASTTSGDIVLKNINSDCWLKATSGDLRARNVTGDIKMRSTSGDQEYFEIRGNLETQATSGNIECDKIKGNVKAFATSGDLDFDGIEGAIEAGTTSGNITGDYVRITGDSRFKSTSGDIYFVFENEIESLGFDLRATSGDLCVGSSRSEDRLYMDRGQYTIAGESTSGDQVYKN; encoded by the coding sequence ATGAAAAGAACCACTACCCTCATTTGTTGTCTAATTATTTCATTTGCTTCCTTTGCCCAGAGCACATTGGCTGAGCACCATTTTGAATCATCCGATGTAAAAAAGGTGGTTATAGATGGTGCTTTTTGTGATGTATTCGTCACCCCGGGTTCTAGTCTGGTGTTCGATGGGATCATCAAAGGGAGTGGAAAATCGGGGGATTACCTGATTGCCAGCATACAGACAGGTTCAACTGTTGTTTTTAGGGTGGAACGTAAACAAGAGCGAAACAGAGGTTGGTCCAATATTGAGCTTGGCAAGCTCGCTCTTACCCTGCCGGAGCACATAGAGCTTAAAATCACAAATACTTCAGGTGATATCAACGTATCAGATTTTACAGGAGAGCTGGAGGCTTCCACTACGAGTGGAGATATAGTGCTGAAGAATATCAATTCAGATTGCTGGCTAAAAGCCACTTCGGGAGACCTGCGAGCAAGAAATGTTACCGGAGATATAAAAATGAGGTCTACCAGCGGGGATCAGGAGTATTTTGAAATCCGTGGAAATTTAGAGACACAGGCGACCTCTGGCAATATTGAATGCGATAAGATTAAAGGAAATGTGAAGGCCTTTGCTACAAGCGGTGACCTGGATTTCGATGGAATAGAGGGAGCCATTGAGGCGGGCACCACGTCTGGCAATATTACCGGAGATTATGTTCGCATCACGGGCGACAGTCGATTCAAATCTACTTCCGGAGATATTTATTTTGTTTTTGAAAATGAGATTGAATCACTCGGCTTTGATCTGAGGGCTACTTCTGGTGATCTGTGTGTAGGTAGCTCCAGGTCCGAAGATCGGCTATACATGGATCGGGGGCAATATACGATTGCCGGGGAAAGCACCAGCGGCGATCAGGTGTACAAAAACTAA
- a CDS encoding OPT family oligopeptide transporter, producing the protein MHKPYISPETKLNELTFRSIIIGALLSVVLGAANAYFGLFSGLTVSASIPAAVISMAILKAFKNSNILENNMVQTAASAGESLAAGVIFTIPALVIMGYWEEFNYIETTLISICGGVLGVLFTIPLRNALIVKEKLMFPEGVATAEVLKTGQTGGKSVKYLIYGSLIGGLFKLGTEALKLWGGVYEKAALVNQKAYLYFSLNLSPALVAVGYIVGLNIATLVFLGGVITWWVAMPAYLSFNGYAQVAAELVEAGKFVSVDGISPEALGGALWSAKMRYLGVGAMIVGGLWALISLKSALTTAFTSGVKAFKAGAQNVSETLRTELDTPMSWVLMGIGIMIVPVFFIYLTIIQDVPVTLFMALIMVLAGFLFSAVAGYMAGLVGSSNNPISGVTIATILSTALLLLLLMGSSDPSRGAAGAILVGAVVCCAAAIAGDNMQDLKAGYVLGATPRNQQVMQMIGVVAGALLIAPVLNLLLASKGIGNPTAEHPNPLAAPQATLMMSVATGIFGGKLPWTIISVGGGIGALIIIADQYLKKIGSNFRMPVLAVAVGLYLPFELDSSIFVGGVIAWMLDRSFKRNNISSESADRASNAGLLIASGLITGEALMGIMIALIATFGLDLELSDGTFGGSLLGPGLLFLILVYLYRSVVKASKDKL; encoded by the coding sequence ATGCACAAACCTTACATTAGTCCTGAAACCAAGCTCAACGAGCTCACTTTCAGGTCGATTATTATCGGAGCACTCTTGTCAGTCGTTTTAGGAGCAGCCAATGCTTACTTTGGATTGTTCTCGGGACTTACCGTCTCAGCTTCAATTCCCGCAGCAGTGATCTCCATGGCCATTCTCAAGGCCTTTAAAAATTCGAACATTCTGGAGAATAACATGGTGCAGACCGCTGCATCGGCAGGGGAATCACTGGCAGCAGGGGTTATCTTCACCATTCCGGCTCTGGTGATTATGGGATACTGGGAGGAGTTTAATTATATAGAGACCACACTCATTTCCATTTGTGGAGGGGTTTTGGGTGTCTTATTCACCATTCCTTTGCGAAATGCCCTAATCGTCAAAGAAAAGCTAATGTTTCCTGAAGGTGTCGCTACCGCTGAGGTATTGAAAACCGGTCAAACCGGGGGCAAGTCTGTGAAATATCTGATTTACGGAAGTTTGATCGGCGGTCTTTTCAAATTAGGTACCGAAGCGCTCAAGCTTTGGGGCGGTGTGTATGAGAAGGCTGCCCTTGTTAACCAAAAGGCCTATTTATATTTCAGTTTGAACCTTTCTCCGGCCCTTGTGGCGGTGGGTTATATTGTGGGATTAAATATTGCCACATTGGTATTCTTGGGTGGAGTGATCACCTGGTGGGTAGCTATGCCTGCTTATTTGAGTTTCAATGGATATGCTCAGGTGGCTGCCGAGCTGGTAGAGGCCGGGAAGTTCGTGAGCGTGGATGGTATTAGTCCGGAAGCCCTCGGTGGAGCCCTCTGGAGCGCCAAAATGAGATACCTTGGAGTGGGAGCTATGATCGTGGGTGGTTTGTGGGCGCTCATTAGCCTAAAGAGTGCGCTTACCACAGCTTTCACCTCTGGAGTGAAGGCCTTTAAGGCAGGCGCTCAGAATGTCTCAGAGACGTTAAGAACAGAACTGGATACTCCAATGTCCTGGGTACTAATGGGCATTGGAATCATGATCGTTCCTGTTTTCTTCATTTACCTCACTATTATTCAGGACGTGCCTGTTACGCTTTTCATGGCCTTGATAATGGTACTTGCGGGCTTCCTGTTTTCGGCTGTAGCGGGTTACATGGCCGGACTCGTTGGGAGTTCCAATAATCCCATTTCAGGGGTCACTATCGCCACCATTTTAAGTACTGCTTTGCTGTTGCTTTTGCTCATGGGCTCTTCTGATCCTTCAAGGGGAGCAGCTGGAGCAATTTTGGTTGGAGCTGTGGTATGTTGTGCGGCGGCCATCGCCGGAGATAACATGCAGGACCTTAAGGCCGGATATGTGTTGGGTGCTACACCTAGAAATCAACAGGTGATGCAAATGATTGGGGTGGTAGCCGGTGCCCTGCTGATCGCTCCGGTATTGAATCTGCTACTCGCTTCCAAGGGAATTGGAAACCCTACGGCCGAACATCCTAATCCATTGGCTGCTCCACAAGCCACTCTGATGATGAGTGTGGCTACCGGAATTTTTGGAGGTAAGCTTCCCTGGACCATCATTTCAGTGGGTGGGGGTATCGGTGCCCTCATCATAATCGCTGATCAATACCTTAAGAAAATTGGTTCCAACTTCAGAATGCCTGTTTTGGCGGTTGCTGTTGGACTTTATCTTCCCTTTGAGCTGGACTCTTCCATTTTTGTTGGTGGGGTGATTGCCTGGATGCTGGATAGGAGTTTTAAAAGAAATAATATATCCTCAGAGAGCGCTGACAGGGCTTCCAATGCCGGCTTGCTGATTGCCTCTGGTTTAATCACCGGAGAGGCGCTGATGGGCATAATGATTGCGCTCATCGCTACTTTCGGTCTTGATTTGGAATTGAGTGACGGCACATTTGGTGGGAGCCTGCTTGGCCCCGGCTTGCTGTTCCTCATTCTTGTCTACTTGTATAGATCTGTGGTGAAGGCTTCCAAAGACAAATTATGA